One Amycolatopsis thermophila DNA segment encodes these proteins:
- a CDS encoding MbtH family protein, whose translation MTNPFDDDNGRFYALVNDEGQYSLWPTFAEVPSGWRIVFGEDSRQACLDHIEANWTDMRPRSLVESES comes from the coding sequence GTGACGAACCCCTTCGACGACGACAACGGGCGCTTCTACGCGCTGGTCAACGACGAGGGCCAGTACTCGCTGTGGCCCACCTTCGCGGAAGTGCCGTCCGGCTGGCGGATCGTGTTCGGTGAGGACAGCCGCCAGGCGTGCCTGGACCACATCGAGGCCAACTGGACCGACATGCGGCCGCGCAGCCTGGTCGAGAGCGAGTCCTGA
- a CDS encoding alpha/beta fold hydrolase, with translation MPLADVNGVKISYDDLGSGEPVVLVMGTAANGRVWHLHQVPALVDAGYRVITFDNRGIRPAEPGFTIDDLVADTAGLIDHLGLGPCRLVGTSMGAQVVTELMLARPELVTRAVLMATRGRPDRMRAAMSAAEKQLRDNATAVPAKYEAVVRAVQNLSPRTLNDDAAIADWLDIFEMSPTIWTPGVRAQLDLDITESRLDAYRAIDVPCLVIGFADDLRLPAHLAREVADAIPSAEYLEIADAGHYGYLERPDVVNDALVTFFAAGHS, from the coding sequence ATGCCACTCGCCGACGTCAACGGCGTGAAGATCAGCTACGACGACCTCGGCTCGGGCGAACCGGTGGTGCTCGTGATGGGCACCGCGGCCAACGGCCGGGTGTGGCACCTGCACCAGGTGCCCGCGCTCGTCGACGCCGGTTACCGCGTGATCACCTTCGACAACCGCGGGATCCGGCCCGCGGAACCGGGGTTCACGATCGACGACCTGGTCGCCGACACCGCCGGGCTGATCGACCACCTCGGCCTCGGGCCGTGCCGCCTGGTGGGCACGTCGATGGGCGCGCAGGTGGTCACCGAGCTGATGCTCGCGCGCCCCGAGCTGGTCACCCGTGCCGTGCTGATGGCCACCCGCGGACGGCCGGACCGGATGCGGGCGGCGATGAGCGCGGCGGAAAAGCAGTTGCGGGACAACGCGACCGCGGTGCCCGCCAAGTACGAGGCCGTGGTCCGGGCCGTGCAGAACCTCTCGCCCCGCACGCTGAACGACGACGCCGCGATCGCCGACTGGCTGGACATCTTCGAAATGTCGCCCACCATCTGGACGCCCGGGGTGCGCGCGCAACTCGATCTCGACATCACCGAAAGCCGTCTCGACGCCTACCGCGCGATCGACGTGCCCTGCCTGGTGATCGGGTTCGCCGACGACCTCCGCCTGCCCGCCCACCTCGCGCGCGAGGTGGCGGACGCGATCCCGTCGGCCGAGTACCTGGAGATCGCGGACGCCGGGCACTACGGGTATCTGGAACGTCCGGACGTGGTCAACGACGCGCTCGTCACCTTTTTCGCCGCTGGACACTCTTAG
- the entS gene encoding enterobactin transporter EntS produces the protein MVLVRLGEMVIDVTPLRTASAYRLVFAAQTLTVLTTALTNVAINLHVYQLTGSSVQVGFVSLVFGVALLAGLLAGGVMADRVDRRRLILGTRAVVAVVLGGLAVNAAVPHPVLWFVYVAAVLAGAINGLGGTALMAAIPTLVKPEHLTAAGALITVTSQFGAMVGPTVAGFIAAGPGVAACFAIDATGYVAGVALMWRLPALRAAKPDEDQQHPLHAIAEGLRFLRRNDIVRGLLVIDLWAMLFAMPYALFPQLGTEVFGGGPSAVGLLYTAPAVGAFLGALVSGWTGRIRHSGRALIASVLVWGLAITAFGLSGELWLGLLFLAIAGVGDTTSEILRRALLQHHTPGHLQGRVSSLWLAQATTGPAVGNAEAGLAARLLGPAAGVVAGGVVCVLGVCLVAVTMPGLRRASLQGEPCHSPTSTA, from the coding sequence ATGGTGCTCGTGCGGCTCGGGGAAATGGTCATCGACGTCACGCCGCTTCGCACTGCATCCGCGTACCGGCTCGTGTTCGCGGCGCAAACACTCACCGTGCTGACCACGGCCCTGACCAACGTCGCGATCAACCTGCACGTCTACCAGCTCACCGGATCGTCGGTCCAGGTCGGATTCGTCTCGCTCGTGTTCGGTGTCGCGCTGCTGGCCGGGTTGCTGGCCGGCGGGGTGATGGCCGACCGCGTCGACCGCAGGCGCCTGATCCTCGGCACCCGCGCGGTCGTCGCGGTCGTGCTCGGCGGGCTGGCGGTCAACGCGGCCGTCCCGCATCCGGTGCTGTGGTTCGTCTACGTGGCCGCGGTGCTCGCCGGCGCGATCAACGGGCTCGGCGGAACTGCGCTCATGGCGGCGATCCCGACGCTCGTCAAGCCGGAGCACCTGACCGCGGCCGGCGCACTGATCACGGTCACCAGCCAGTTCGGCGCGATGGTCGGCCCGACGGTGGCCGGGTTCATCGCGGCCGGACCGGGTGTCGCCGCGTGCTTCGCGATCGACGCCACCGGTTACGTCGCCGGGGTCGCGCTGATGTGGCGGCTGCCCGCGCTGCGCGCCGCGAAACCGGACGAGGATCAGCAGCACCCGCTGCACGCGATCGCGGAGGGCCTGCGTTTCCTGCGGCGCAACGACATCGTGCGCGGTCTGCTGGTCATCGACCTGTGGGCCATGCTGTTCGCGATGCCCTACGCGCTGTTCCCGCAGCTGGGCACGGAGGTGTTCGGCGGCGGCCCGTCCGCGGTCGGGCTGCTCTACACCGCGCCCGCCGTCGGCGCGTTCCTCGGCGCGCTGGTCAGCGGCTGGACGGGCCGGATCCGGCACAGCGGCCGCGCGCTGATCGCTTCGGTGCTGGTGTGGGGTCTGGCGATCACGGCGTTCGGCCTGTCCGGCGAGCTGTGGCTGGGCTTGCTGTTCCTGGCGATCGCGGGCGTCGGGGACACCACGTCGGAGATCCTGCGCCGCGCGCTGCTGCAGCACCACACGCCCGGCCACCTGCAGGGACGCGTCAGCAGCCTGTGGCTCGCGCAGGCCACCACGGGCCCGGCCGTGGGCAACGCCGAGGCCGGGCTCGCGGCGCGCCTGCTCGGGCCGGCAGCCGGGGTGGTGGCCGGGGGTGTCGTCTGCGTGCTCGGCGTGTGCCTGGTCGCGGTGACCATGCCCGGTCTGCGCCGGGCCAGTCTGCAAGGAGAACCATGCCACTCGCCGACGTCAACGGCGTGA
- a CDS encoding (2,3-dihydroxybenzoyl)adenylate synthase gives MLDGCVPWPGELAERYRAEGYWSGRPLDVLLSEGARQHPSRTALVDADGSRWTYAELDEWASRLAAGLAETGLRPGERVVVQLPNVPEFVALFFGFLRAGVLPVLALPAHRESEIVPLCELSEAAAYVIADSDGAGYDYRELARTVGEAVPSVRHVFVVGEPAEFRPLPSASPGPPVSVDPSDVALFLLSGGTTGTPKLIPRTHQDYLYNARASAAVSGFSADTRYLVALPAAHNFALASPGLLGAVAAGGTVVLAPDPSADTAFELIERERVTVTAVVPPVALLWMDAAGFMDEDLSSLRLLQVGGAKLSAEPASRVRSALGCDLQQVFGMAEGLLNFTRLDDPDELKITTQGRPLCPADEVLVVNPEGDPVAPGESGELLTRGPYTLRGYFRAEQHNARSFTPDGFYRSGDVVRVLPSGHLVVEGRVKDQINRGGEKIPAEELENHLLAHPAVHDAAVVGMPDEVMGERTCAFLVVRGEAPTLREVTAFLRERGVAAYKLPDRLEVLDGFPLTKVGKVSKVALAQRIAG, from the coding sequence ATGCTGGACGGCTGCGTGCCCTGGCCCGGAGAACTGGCGGAGCGGTACCGCGCGGAGGGCTATTGGTCCGGCCGGCCACTCGACGTGCTGCTGAGCGAGGGCGCGCGGCAGCACCCGTCCCGGACGGCGCTGGTCGATGCGGACGGTTCGCGGTGGACCTACGCCGAACTCGACGAGTGGGCTTCCCGTCTGGCCGCCGGGCTGGCCGAAACGGGGCTACGGCCCGGCGAACGCGTCGTCGTGCAACTGCCGAACGTGCCCGAGTTCGTGGCGCTGTTCTTCGGTTTCCTGCGGGCCGGGGTGCTGCCGGTGCTGGCGCTGCCGGCCCACCGCGAGAGCGAGATCGTCCCGCTGTGCGAGCTCAGCGAGGCCGCCGCGTACGTGATCGCGGACTCCGACGGCGCCGGGTACGACTACCGCGAGCTGGCGCGGACGGTCGGCGAGGCCGTTCCGTCAGTGCGGCACGTGTTCGTCGTCGGCGAGCCCGCGGAGTTCCGGCCGTTGCCGTCGGCGTCGCCGGGGCCGCCGGTTTCCGTCGACCCGTCGGACGTGGCGTTGTTCCTGCTGTCCGGCGGTACCACGGGGACGCCGAAGCTGATCCCGCGGACCCACCAGGACTACCTGTACAACGCGCGGGCGAGCGCCGCGGTGTCCGGGTTTTCCGCGGACACCCGGTACCTGGTGGCGTTGCCGGCGGCGCACAACTTCGCGCTGGCCTCGCCCGGTCTGCTCGGGGCTGTCGCGGCCGGCGGGACGGTGGTGCTGGCGCCGGATCCCAGCGCGGACACGGCGTTCGAGCTGATCGAGCGTGAGCGCGTGACGGTTACCGCCGTGGTGCCGCCGGTCGCGCTGTTGTGGATGGACGCGGCCGGGTTCATGGACGAGGACCTGTCGAGTCTGCGGTTGCTGCAGGTGGGTGGCGCGAAGTTGAGCGCGGAACCCGCTTCCCGGGTGCGTTCGGCGCTCGGCTGTGACCTCCAGCAGGTCTTCGGGATGGCCGAGGGACTGCTGAACTTCACCCGGTTGGACGATCCGGACGAGCTGAAGATCACCACCCAGGGGCGGCCGCTGTGCCCGGCCGACGAGGTGCTGGTGGTGAACCCCGAGGGTGATCCGGTCGCGCCCGGGGAGAGCGGCGAGTTGTTGACGCGCGGCCCGTACACGTTGCGTGGCTATTTCCGGGCGGAGCAGCACAACGCGCGCTCGTTCACGCCGGACGGGTTCTACCGCAGCGGTGATGTCGTGCGGGTGCTGCCGTCCGGGCACCTGGTCGTCGAGGGGCGGGTGAAGGACCAGATCAACCGGGGTGGTGAGAAGATCCCGGCCGAGGAGCTGGAGAACCACCTGCTGGCGCACCCGGCCGTGCACGACGCGGCGGTGGTCGGGATGCCGGACGAGGTGATGGGTGAGCGGACGTGCGCGTTCCTGGTGGTGCGCGGGGAGGCGCCGACGTTGCGGGAGGTGACGGCGTTCCTGCGGGAGCGCGGGGTTGCCGCGTACAAGCTGCCGGACCGGCTCGAGGTGCTGGACGGTTTCCCGTTGACGAAGGTCGGGAAGGTGTCGAAGGTCGCGCTCGCCCAGCGGATCGCCGGGTGA
- a CDS encoding FecCD family ABC transporter permease: protein MSAGVLTRAAAPSRAAGLVLAVVVLVAVVVLSIAVGARSIPLGTVLDALLDRDGSDSSYVVWAIRVPRTLIGVAVGASLGVAGALMQALTRNPLADPGLLGVNAGAACAAALSVGVLGVTDLRAFVWFAFAGAAVAGAVLYVIAGRGGASPVRLALAGTAVSAALTGLTQAMTLLDSQTLDQMRFWTVGSLERADGGTLVRVLPFLVAGVVLALFLARPLNALALGDDAGKSLGAHLGWTRGLTLLAVTLSAGAATAAVGPLVFVGLAVPHMVRALTGPDQRWVIPYCAVVAPAMLLLADVVGRVIAREEIDVGVVTALLGAPVFIALVRRTRMARS, encoded by the coding sequence GTGAGCGCTGGGGTTCTGACGCGGGCGGCGGCGCCGTCACGGGCGGCGGGCCTGGTGCTCGCGGTGGTGGTGCTCGTGGCGGTGGTGGTGCTCAGCATCGCGGTGGGGGCGCGGTCGATTCCACTGGGGACAGTGCTGGATGCACTGCTCGATCGCGACGGTTCGGATTCGTCCTATGTGGTCTGGGCGATCCGGGTGCCGCGGACGTTGATCGGCGTCGCGGTGGGTGCGTCGCTGGGCGTGGCCGGCGCGCTGATGCAGGCGTTGACGCGGAACCCGCTGGCCGATCCGGGACTGTTGGGGGTGAACGCCGGGGCGGCTTGTGCGGCTGCGCTGTCGGTGGGTGTGCTGGGCGTGACGGACCTGCGGGCGTTCGTGTGGTTCGCCTTCGCGGGGGCCGCGGTCGCCGGTGCGGTGTTGTACGTGATCGCCGGGCGTGGCGGTGCGTCTCCGGTGCGCCTGGCGCTGGCCGGGACCGCGGTGTCGGCGGCGTTGACCGGTTTGACGCAGGCGATGACCCTGTTGGATTCGCAGACGCTCGATCAGATGCGGTTCTGGACGGTGGGTTCGCTGGAGCGGGCCGATGGTGGGACGTTGGTGCGTGTGCTGCCGTTCCTGGTGGCCGGGGTGGTGCTCGCGTTGTTCCTGGCACGGCCGCTGAACGCACTCGCACTGGGTGACGACGCGGGCAAGTCGCTGGGCGCGCACCTCGGGTGGACGCGCGGGCTGACCCTGCTGGCGGTGACGTTGTCGGCCGGCGCGGCCACGGCGGCCGTCGGACCGCTGGTGTTCGTCGGCCTGGCGGTCCCCCACATGGTGCGGGCGTTGACGGGTCCGGACCAGCGGTGGGTGATCCCGTACTGCGCCGTGGTGGCCCCCGCGATGCTCCTCCTGGCCGACGTGGTGGGCCGGGTGATCGCGCGGGAGGAGATCGACGTCGGAGTGGTGACGGCGCTCCTGGGCGCACCGGTGTTCATCGCCCTGGTGCGGCGGACAAGGATGGCCCGCTCATGA
- a CDS encoding FecCD family ABC transporter permease: MSLGLAVVILVVGVIALGTGSIHVPPLDVVRTLLGNGSRLSDFAVLDLRLPRVLLALAVGAALGMSGAVFQSLSRNPLGSPDIIGFNYGATTGGLLVILVFGGGAPAVSGGALAGGLVTALAVYLLAWQRGVRGSRLVLVGIGISAILQAVNFYLIVNAQLADVARATVWITGSLNNLGWTQLWPLVAALVVLIPLLLAGARWLDMLEMGDDTAAALGVPVERSRVYLLIVGTAACAVATAAAGPIAFVALTAPQLAKRLTRAAGASILPAAWMGALLVLAADFVAQRVAGSSTLPVGVATAALGGAYLGWLLWRRR; the protein is encoded by the coding sequence GTGTCCCTCGGGCTCGCCGTCGTGATCCTGGTGGTCGGTGTGATCGCCCTCGGCACGGGCTCGATCCACGTCCCACCACTGGACGTCGTTCGCACGTTGCTCGGCAACGGCAGTCGCCTCTCGGATTTCGCCGTGCTGGACCTCCGGTTGCCCCGGGTGCTCCTCGCGCTGGCCGTGGGGGCCGCGCTCGGCATGAGCGGCGCCGTTTTCCAGAGCCTGTCCCGCAACCCGCTCGGCAGCCCCGACATCATCGGCTTCAACTACGGCGCCACCACGGGCGGCCTGCTCGTCATCCTGGTCTTCGGCGGCGGCGCACCGGCCGTCTCCGGCGGCGCGCTGGCCGGCGGGCTCGTCACGGCCCTCGCCGTCTACCTGCTCGCCTGGCAACGCGGCGTCCGCGGCTCACGGCTCGTCCTCGTCGGCATCGGCATCAGCGCCATCCTCCAGGCCGTCAACTTCTACCTGATCGTCAACGCCCAGCTCGCCGACGTCGCCCGGGCGACCGTCTGGATCACCGGCAGCCTCAACAACTTGGGTTGGACCCAACTGTGGCCCCTGGTCGCCGCGCTCGTCGTGCTGATCCCGCTGCTGCTCGCCGGCGCGCGGTGGCTCGACATGCTCGAGATGGGCGACGACACCGCGGCCGCCCTCGGGGTGCCGGTCGAGCGCAGCCGCGTGTACCTGCTGATCGTCGGGACCGCGGCCTGCGCCGTGGCGACCGCCGCCGCCGGGCCGATCGCGTTCGTCGCCCTCACCGCACCGCAGCTGGCGAAACGCCTCACACGCGCGGCCGGGGCGAGCATCCTCCCGGCCGCCTGGATGGGCGCGCTGCTGGTGCTGGCCGCGGACTTCGTCGCGCAGCGGGTCGCCGGCTCGTCGACGCTCCCGGTCGGCGTGGCGACCGCCGCGCTCGGCGGCGCCTACCTCGGCTGGCTCCTCTGGCGCCGCCGCTGA
- a CDS encoding salicylate synthase produces the protein MTRHLEEFASAADPLTLVTRLARAGFDDYVVYERGGVWTFAGGALAWVSLDAERVRTSFRGEVTDRAWSGSPGGAVRSALAGLPLEEWTAYGRVGFSFAGLVPGLGLRGAASPSAEVVRLMVPRTEVRFDGSRVSIRGADAAARARVREVVEASFEADEPRPAVVDVRADGENYRERVAQAVKEIRQRQYQKVILSRTVRLPFAADLVATYQLGRRGNTPARSFLVRLNGAEAAGFSPEIVVSVDARGQVTTQPLAGTRAFGRGAEVDAAARAELESDPKEVFEHAVSVRTAQEEMRRVCVPSSVRVGEFMGVKERGSVQHLASQVHGDLADGRSAWDALEAVFPAVTASGIPKRESLDAITRMDTERGLYSGAVVAASHDGALDAALVLRAVYQEGGQAWLRAGAGIVADSTPEREFEETCEKLGSVAPFVVPA, from the coding sequence GTGACCAGACACCTCGAGGAGTTCGCGTCGGCGGCCGACCCGCTGACCCTGGTGACCCGGCTGGCGCGCGCCGGGTTCGACGACTACGTCGTGTACGAGCGCGGCGGGGTCTGGACCTTCGCCGGTGGGGCACTCGCGTGGGTGTCACTGGACGCCGAACGAGTGCGCACTTCGTTCCGTGGCGAAGTGACCGATCGCGCGTGGTCGGGGTCGCCGGGTGGGGCGGTGCGGTCCGCGCTGGCCGGGCTGCCGCTCGAGGAGTGGACCGCGTACGGGCGAGTGGGATTCTCGTTCGCCGGGCTCGTGCCGGGGCTGGGGTTGCGCGGCGCGGCTTCACCGTCCGCTGAGGTCGTGCGGCTGATGGTGCCGCGGACCGAGGTGCGGTTCGACGGTTCCCGGGTGTCCATCCGCGGCGCCGATGCGGCCGCGCGAGCGCGGGTGCGGGAGGTGGTCGAGGCGTCGTTCGAGGCGGACGAGCCGCGGCCGGCGGTGGTGGACGTGCGCGCCGACGGGGAGAACTACCGCGAGCGGGTCGCGCAGGCGGTCAAGGAGATCCGGCAGCGCCAGTACCAGAAGGTGATCCTGTCGCGGACCGTGCGGCTGCCGTTCGCGGCCGACCTGGTCGCGACCTACCAGCTGGGCCGGCGGGGGAACACGCCGGCGCGGTCGTTCCTGGTGCGGTTGAACGGTGCCGAGGCGGCCGGGTTCAGCCCGGAGATCGTGGTCTCGGTCGACGCGCGGGGCCAGGTCACGACGCAACCGTTGGCGGGTACGCGGGCGTTCGGCCGGGGAGCCGAAGTGGACGCGGCGGCGCGGGCGGAGCTGGAGTCGGACCCCAAGGAGGTGTTCGAGCACGCCGTGTCGGTGCGCACGGCGCAGGAGGAGATGCGGCGCGTCTGCGTGCCGTCGTCGGTGCGGGTCGGGGAGTTCATGGGCGTCAAGGAGCGCGGGAGCGTGCAGCACCTGGCTTCGCAGGTGCACGGGGACCTCGCCGACGGGCGGTCCGCGTGGGACGCGCTGGAGGCGGTGTTCCCGGCGGTCACCGCGTCGGGCATCCCGAAGCGCGAGTCCCTGGACGCGATCACGCGGATGGACACCGAACGCGGCCTCTACAGCGGTGCGGTGGTGGCGGCCTCGCACGACGGCGCCCTGGACGCGGCGCTGGTGCTGCGGGCGGTGTACCAGGAGGGCGGGCAGGCGTGGTTGCGCGCGGGCGCCGGGATCGTGGCTGATTCGACCCCGGAGCGCGAGTTCGAGGAGACGTGCGAGAAGCTGGGCTCGGTGGCGCCGTTCGTGGTGCCCGCCTGA
- a CDS encoding lysine N(6)-hydroxylase/L-ornithine N(5)-oxygenase family protein, producing MPVPQEVPVYDLVGVGFGPSNLALAIAVTEHNAGGDVVTARFLERQPRFGWHRGMLLDNATMQVSFLKDLVTMRNPASEFSFLSYLHSQGRLADFINHKNLFPLRIEFHDYLEWSAAKVSDLVSYGREVDVIMPVPGEEALFDVRTGDGEVCRARNVVFGTGLRPNLPEGVTAGDRIWHNHQLLHQIDGITDPARCVVVGAGQSAAEVTAFLHDRFPRAEVCAVFARYGYSPSDDSSFANRIFDPDAVDAFYSAPEDVKRRLMDYHGNTNYSAVDLDLIDDLYRRVYREKVQGVRRLRIFNACRPVDVTESADGVRMAVESLTTGEKTVLDADLVVYATGYRPADPSALLGELAGRCRRDEQGRLRVERDYRLVAPDLPGGLYLQGGTEHSHGITSSLLSNTAVRVGEILGSIVSRREPAFDWPADYAVTGVK from the coding sequence ATGCCAGTACCGCAGGAAGTTCCGGTCTACGACCTGGTCGGGGTCGGCTTCGGCCCTTCGAATCTCGCGCTGGCGATCGCTGTCACCGAGCACAACGCCGGCGGGGACGTGGTCACGGCGCGCTTCCTGGAGCGCCAGCCGCGGTTCGGCTGGCACCGCGGGATGCTGCTGGACAACGCCACCATGCAGGTGTCGTTCCTCAAGGACCTCGTCACCATGCGCAACCCGGCCAGCGAGTTCAGCTTCCTGTCCTATCTGCACAGCCAGGGCCGTCTGGCCGATTTCATCAACCACAAGAACCTCTTTCCACTGCGGATCGAGTTCCACGACTACCTGGAGTGGTCGGCGGCGAAGGTGTCCGACCTCGTTTCCTACGGCCGCGAGGTCGACGTGATCATGCCGGTCCCGGGCGAGGAGGCGCTGTTCGACGTGCGGACGGGCGACGGTGAGGTGTGCCGGGCGCGCAACGTCGTGTTCGGCACCGGACTGCGGCCCAATCTCCCCGAGGGCGTCACGGCCGGTGACCGGATCTGGCACAACCACCAGCTGCTGCACCAGATCGACGGGATCACCGACCCCGCGCGGTGCGTCGTGGTGGGCGCCGGGCAGAGCGCCGCGGAGGTCACCGCCTTCCTGCACGACCGGTTCCCGCGGGCCGAGGTGTGCGCGGTGTTCGCGCGCTACGGCTACAGCCCGTCGGACGACAGCTCGTTCGCCAACCGGATCTTCGACCCCGACGCGGTCGACGCGTTCTACAGCGCGCCCGAGGACGTCAAGCGCAGGCTGATGGACTACCACGGCAACACCAACTACTCGGCCGTGGACCTCGACCTGATCGACGACCTGTACCGGCGGGTGTACCGCGAGAAGGTGCAGGGCGTGCGGCGGCTGCGGATCTTCAACGCGTGTCGCCCGGTCGATGTCACCGAGAGCGCGGACGGCGTCCGGATGGCGGTCGAATCCCTCACCACCGGCGAGAAGACGGTGCTGGACGCCGACCTGGTCGTGTACGCGACCGGGTACCGGCCCGCGGATCCGTCCGCGTTGCTGGGCGAGCTGGCCGGGCGGTGCCGCCGCGACGAGCAGGGCCGCCTGCGCGTCGAGCGCGACTACCGGCTCGTCGCCCCGGACCTGCCCGGCGGGCTGTACCTGCAGGGCGGCACCGAGCATTCGCACGGCATCACGTCGTCGTTGCTGTCCAACACGGCGGTGCGGGTCGGGGAGATCCTCGGCTCGATCGTCTCCCGCCGCGAACCGGCCTTCGACTGGCCGGCCGACTACGCCGTCACCGGAGTGAAGTGA
- a CDS encoding methionyl-tRNA formyltransferase, with protein MRVAMFGYQTWGHRTLRALLDAGHEVTQVVTHPKSEHAYEKIWSDSVADLAGEHGVPVIERNRPDDEVVARLEEAAPEIIVANNWRTWLPPEIFTLPPRGTLNVHDSLLPAYAGFSPLIWALLNGEKEVGVTAHMMNDELDAGDIVLQRAIEVGPRDTVTDLFHRTVDLIEPVVTEALSKIAAGDLQFVQQDRSKASFFHKRSIEDSRIDWTWPAEDIDRLVRAQSDPYPNAFTTHKGRTLRITRASVSKGRYGGTPGRIFIPEGDGVVVVTGADARFGKNHGLLVERVRLEDGTDLAATDYFTTMGGYLGR; from the coding sequence ATGCGTGTCGCGATGTTCGGCTACCAGACGTGGGGGCACCGCACGCTGCGGGCACTTCTGGACGCCGGCCACGAGGTGACCCAGGTCGTCACCCACCCCAAGAGCGAGCACGCCTACGAAAAGATCTGGTCCGACTCGGTCGCCGACCTGGCTGGCGAGCACGGCGTTCCGGTCATCGAGCGCAACCGTCCGGACGACGAGGTGGTCGCGCGCCTCGAGGAGGCCGCTCCGGAGATCATCGTCGCGAACAACTGGCGCACCTGGCTGCCGCCGGAGATCTTCACCCTGCCGCCGCGCGGCACGCTGAACGTGCACGACTCGCTGCTGCCCGCCTACGCCGGGTTCTCGCCGCTGATCTGGGCGCTCCTCAACGGCGAGAAGGAGGTCGGCGTCACCGCGCACATGATGAACGACGAGCTCGACGCCGGTGACATCGTGCTGCAGCGCGCGATCGAGGTCGGCCCGCGGGACACGGTCACGGATCTGTTCCACCGCACCGTGGACCTCATCGAGCCGGTCGTCACGGAAGCGCTTTCGAAGATCGCGGCCGGCGACCTCCAGTTCGTCCAGCAGGACCGCAGCAAGGCCAGCTTCTTCCACAAGCGGTCCATCGAGGACAGCCGCATCGACTGGACCTGGCCCGCCGAGGACATCGACCGGCTGGTGCGCGCCCAGTCCGATCCGTACCCCAACGCCTTCACCACCCACAAGGGACGGACACTGCGAATCACCAGGGCATCCGTCTCGAAGGGACGGTACGGTGGCACGCCGGGACGGATCTTCATCCCGGAGGGCGACGGCGTGGTGGTGGTCACCGGCGCCGACGCCCGGTTCGGCAAGAACCACGGCCTGCTCGTCGAGCGGGTCCGCCTCGAGGACGGAACAGACCTGGCGGCGACGGACTACTTCACGACCATGGGCGGCTACCTGGGCCGCTAG
- the ligD gene encoding non-homologous end-joining DNA ligase: MSAVPIEGTPVSISSPDKVYFAERGETKLDLVRYYQAVEGPLMSTLRDRPLLLERYPDGAGGKSWFQKRVPKSTPDWVRTTVVSTPNGTTSDALVAADLAHILWAVNLGCIGFHVWPYRAAAPEYTDELRIDLDPSPGVGFEQVREAAVLAKDLLDSLGVAAFVKTTGSRGLHVYVALEPRWDSYQVRAAAVALARELERRHPDLITAQWWKEERGTRVFVDFNQNAPHKTVFGAWCVRPRVGGQVSAPISWDELSTVEPAELTLSTVPALVDRRGDPWAEMTARPQSIEPLLEMSEKDMAAGLMDAPWPPVYPKQPNEPPRVAPSRAKKS; encoded by the coding sequence GTGAGTGCCGTTCCGATCGAGGGCACCCCGGTCAGCATTTCCAGCCCGGACAAGGTGTACTTCGCCGAGCGCGGCGAGACCAAGCTCGACCTGGTGCGCTACTACCAGGCGGTCGAGGGCCCGCTGATGAGCACGCTGCGCGACCGGCCGCTGCTGCTCGAGCGGTACCCGGACGGCGCGGGCGGCAAGTCGTGGTTCCAGAAGCGGGTGCCGAAGTCCACACCGGACTGGGTGCGCACCACGGTGGTGTCCACTCCGAACGGGACGACGAGCGACGCGCTGGTCGCGGCGGACCTCGCGCACATCCTGTGGGCGGTGAACCTGGGCTGCATCGGGTTCCACGTGTGGCCCTACCGCGCGGCGGCGCCCGAGTACACCGACGAGCTGCGGATCGACCTCGACCCGTCGCCCGGCGTGGGGTTCGAGCAGGTCCGCGAGGCGGCGGTGCTGGCCAAGGACCTGCTCGACTCGCTGGGTGTCGCCGCGTTCGTGAAGACGACCGGCTCACGGGGCCTGCACGTCTACGTGGCGCTGGAACCCCGGTGGGACTCCTACCAGGTCCGCGCCGCGGCGGTCGCCCTGGCCCGCGAGCTGGAGCGGCGGCACCCGGACCTGATCACCGCGCAGTGGTGGAAGGAAGAGCGCGGCACGCGCGTGTTCGTGGACTTCAACCAGAACGCGCCGCACAAGACGGTGTTCGGCGCCTGGTGCGTCCGGCCCCGTGTCGGCGGGCAGGTGTCGGCGCCGATCTCGTGGGACGAGTTGTCCACTGTGGAGCCCGCTGAGCTGACGCTGTCCACGGTGCCGGCCTTGGTGGACCGGCGGGGTGACCCGTGGGCGGAGATGACGGCTCGCCCGCAGTCGATCGAGCCGCTGCTGGAGATGTCCGAAAAGGACATGGCGGCGGGGCTGATGGACGCGCCGTGGCCGCCGGTGTACCCGAAACAGCCCAACGAGCCGCCGCGGGTGGCTCCGAGCCGGGCGAAGAAGAGCTGA